A region of the Aphelocoma coerulescens isolate FSJ_1873_10779 chromosome 1, UR_Acoe_1.0, whole genome shotgun sequence genome:
TGAAGTCCCTCAACAGGCTGCACTGAATACAGATAAAGTAGCAGCTGTGAAAAATATAACCAAAAATATTCCCCCCATCCTGTCTGTTTATTCATACTGTGCCCCAAAATGAAGACAAAACAGGAGCAGGGAGCATTTCTTATCATGTTCCCCACACTGGAGTAGTACGTTGCCCTGCATTTCTTGGCAGTGTTTCACAGGAAAGACCTTCAAGCTAATTTTCAATAAAAGTAAAGGAAAGACAACAGTTCAGGCAGAACTTGTGTAAAACCCAGGTCTTTCTGTAATACAACAGACTCAACTTTTTACTTTATGGGAGTAGGGTGGCAAGGAAGTTAACAGAGTTGTAGTTGACTGTGCTACCTTAGCCTATAGCACTTAGGCAAAACTCAGATCCTGGAAAATTctattttcaacatttttgtGCCATTCAGCAAATTACTAAGTATGCTATTGGCAAAATGCTCGCCTGTTTCTGTCTTTTAGGTGTGTTTTCTGTGGACAAGTTCCTGCTGTGTGTCCTGTGCTACTTACTGCAAAATGTTGCAACTCATGTGCACCTCAGGATGATTCTTcaataatgaattttttttttaagaaaccaTGTGTTCTAATGCTACTGAGAACATCTGTTTTGCTAATAAAGTTAGACAACAGAAATGCTACAGTAGAAGTCCAGTGCCATGTTAATTTACCTCGTTGTATATATGCCTACTGACAAAGGAATTTGTGATGCTTCTCAGCTACTTTCAGACCACCCCCTTACTCAGATCAGTAGCTACAGATGGAGTGGAGCTGGGCTGCTACCAGGAGGAAAGTGTCCCTCAGTTTTCCTGAGAGCTGCGTGTTCTTGCAGGCTCTGCACACTCTGTGAGCTGAGCAATACAGAATAGCACATGCCCATGGATGGAATTTAGGTTGCATTGTGGTTAAGCTTGTATTACTTTTCAGCTCTGTAATTTCTGGCAGTTTATAGTTTAAAATTAAGATTTAGAAATGAATAATATAAACAAAACACAGACTCAAAGTTCAGCTATTCAGCTTGTGTCTGCTTATAAAGTACCTTGTTTTTGATGGGTCCAAACCAAAGCTCAACAGTGAGAGAATGTTGCTTCTGTGAATGAAATTGTTTGTGTATTTACCTTTTTCTTGCATATGGAAGCTCATTGTAAGATAATACTTTTTAACTATAACAGAAAAGTTCCTTTAGTTTTTCCCAATAAGTCGCATGAATTCATTGGGaatgtagagaaaaaaaattatctaccAAAAGATATGCTTCCAAGATCCATAATTTTTTCAAATGTTGCTCAGGTTTGTTCTAAGAACAGGGATACAGCTTGTGAATTGTATATGCATGATTCCAGGGAGGTGCAAATAGAACACAGGGAAGCTGTTATtaaactaaattaatttttgaagGTTTTAGTGAAGATATTTCAAGATAAATTATGGGCTAAACCATCAGTGTCCTTAAGATCTTTTGTTCCACCGTTAACTTCCAGCTAATATTAATTTTCTGTCTTCCTCAATAGGTATCCTCAGCTCGAGGTATCAATGCTTATGGAAATACCTCAGTGGTACAGATAGGTAATGTTTCAGGCTACATTGACACACCAGACCCACCAACGATTATCAGCTATTTGCCTGGGCTTCTGTACAAATTTAGCTGTAGCTACCCACTGGAGTACTTGGTTAACAATACCCAGCTCGCTTCGTAAGTGTGCTTTTTCACTTCTATGTGTTTCCTCCCCATGTTTGTGTAAGCACGTATATGTGCATACCATAACAGCATTGACCATGTAGCAATTTTTAGCTGTGTAAGagtaaagggaaaggaaaaaagccccaaaagaaGAGGGGTtgcaatgaaaaagaaaattctgtagCATCATTATGTGAGATAACATAGTTTATGAAGAGCTGCTATTATGAAGAGACCCTTAGATAATGTGAAACTTCCTTTAAAATTCAGATGTTCTTCAGAAAAATtatagcagcaaaaaaaaagataattcttCATGAAATAGTTCATAAGCTTGTAAATATAGAAtgcaagagaaaatatttctgtgagtAAACCTTGTACATCATGTAAGGTGGGTTCCTTTTTGTCACTTTGCCTCTCTGctaattatttttctgattCGTGTTTCCATTATTTTCTGCATAGTTAAGACTGTCAGTATTTCCACTATAAATTCCTGTTTCTGAAGTTTATAACCCAAATGCATAAATTAACTCCTTGCGTTATGACTCATTGAGTTTTTTAATGATAAAACCCAGCACAGtatgcaaaaccaaaaataaggTATCTTTCTTCATGATGGTTTTTGGTTTCTGGTTCTGTTGTAGGTCATCAGCTGCTATTTCTGTAAGAGAGAACAATGGTACATTTATTAGCACTTTGAATTTGTTGCTTTACAATGTGAGTATAAAACACAGTATGACCTGGACTAAATTAATCTCTGCACTATATGGGTACAAACTGGTTTAGCAGACCAAAGTATAGATTCCTCTTCATAATTTGCTATTTCCTTCCCACTCCTCCCATGAACCAAGCCCTTCTTCGAGGCATCTTTCATCTCTGAATCCCTTTTCCCTGTCTATTTGCATGTACCTGCTGTTGTATTTATATGGCTGATCTTTGAGGACAGATACATTCTTTTTGTCCCGTATTTATACCGTTCCTCAATTTACTGCTCTGGCTTTCAGTTTGTAGTGCCACGTGACTAATCAACTGTAGCAATAACAATCATACTCCAGAGTGCATACTTTTGTTTGCATTTATTATGTTTCTGAGTGTGTATAGGTGCTTTGTGCCTAAACAGAGAGTACTCTGTAGTATTCTGTAAAATTATTCCAGACCTATTCCCTTAGCAATAAACTGTAGCCCTTTGGCTACATCAGAGTGTTTCAATCATTTGTGATGGTAGTGAGGGATGTATCTGTTTCAAATCTATAGCCTGATGCATATGTTGCCTTACAGTGTGGACTTTAAAGATTTTAAGGGTTAATAATTATTACAGTTTTCATCCAATGCTTCTTCCTTATGTTTTAGATAATTTAACTCGAATATGCGTTATTGTAAAAGCTTTTACCGTGTAAAATGGGTTGGTGACactaaaacatgaaaaatgcaAGGACCTCTACTTAACATTAATCcctaaaattgtatttttgtgTTGATTAAAATTTTTACTCATACATTTTAAATACCTGATTTAAATATCAATTTTTCAATCTATCAGGCATCATTTTTGTAAATTATGAATCcgattttttttgcattattatTCATGCCATCATGCTGCTGAGTTATAATTCATGCAACTGATTTAAAAGTCAATGCTTTATGCTTTGAACATAATGAGCTATAAATATTGCAACAGGGCATTTTTCAATGGCATGCTCTAAAAAATCATGTTTGTTTGAAAGAGCACAGCTCCAAATAACAACCTATAATCTGTTAAAATGATGATTATAGTTCtctcatttttaaataaacctGGATCAAAAAGATGGGGCAGAATGAGGGTGGGCAAATTTCTCAGTCAAGCCAAGCATTGACTGCCAAATGTTGACTGCCCTTCAGGGCCCAATTCAGCAAAGAGTCAGCAATAAATGCTGCTGATGCTCATAGTGAGCACGTCTTTTCCTTAAGTATCCCATGCCAAAATGTGCTGTCATCGTCCCTGCTCCTGTAAGGTTGCAAACTGACCATGAACAGTGCTGTTTTCTGTTCTGATAGCAGTCATATTACTTGCCCTAGTGAGTAGCACTGTCATGAATAATACTGCTAAGTCTGGCAGATTCCAGTGGTGGATATGCCCTCCTGCTTCACTTCCTAGGGCTGGATAAATGCATGGGGGGATTGTGCATTGCCTGCGTTGTTTCCTGTGGGGAGTGCTTCTTTGGACACCTGTTGTCTTGTGGGCTCCCTTCATCCCTGTTAGCAGTCCTGGTTTTGGGAGAGGCCTCaaggctcatgtccagccttcCTAGTGGTGAAGGGTTGTGTACAGATGTGTCTCTTGACTGCAAGCAGCTGTCTTTTCCAAATTTAGCTGTAGTGTTATTTCTTAACATTGACTCGTCATCTTCTCAGCTCACCTCTGTGCTCCCTCAGAAAGTGTTTACTTCTACTTTGTGATGCTGGTACATGTCATTGTTTGGAAAGATAAGAAGAGCTGTTCTGATAGACTCAGAGTTTAATACCAAAATATTTAATGGGCTTTCACAAAGCCTAAGTGTCCATGTGCTTTTATGTCTTTTGCAAACGTCTAAATGAATAAAAACTACTATTAAAGAATAAAAGAGCAACTATGGGATGTAATAGTGAGGGTCTTGCACTTCTTGATCATTTACAAAATGTGGCAGAGCTATGTGTTATAGAAATGTATAATTAATTTGAAAGAAGGCAAACCTACCGGAAGGCCTCTGATACTGCACAGATTGGATATTGGGCATGTTGTTAATTTTGGCATtgttacctttaaaaaaaacctctagATCTCTGGTGTAAACCTTCCTGTTGATGTCAGCTGCTGCTTGCCTTGATCTCGATTGCCACAATGAGCCCGGTCGAAATCCTGTTTACCAGATTTTTTCCTATGTATTGTTTTGACCTTTCACAAGAGGTCTCAACAGAGTTGCTGTGCTATCTGCATTAGCAGTGTGTTTGACATAAGTGATTTTACCAGATAGTGCATTTTGATATTCTGAAATAATATCTCTCACACAGATCTGTTTCATGGCTTTGTTGCTAAAGTGATATTAATAGTTCAGACTTcgaacaaaaaacccccagtaaAACGACTATATTGAAGTAGTAGTATATGtggaattcccaaattttgtTGAATACAAAATACAAAAGGTTGAATACAACTTTCTTGAAACAGCTCTTTTGAAATACTAGAATTTAAATGGAAATGTTTGTTACTGATAGTTTTCAAGAAGCCAGCTTCCATAGAAACTACATTTTTGCATAACATAATGTCTCTGTTCTCCCATACTATATCTTAAAATATATAACACCTCATGGCATTGCTGTCTCCACTAATTCAAATAAACTTAGCAAACATTCCTGGGAAGGAGTACAGTGTGACAACCCAGTAAAGCTCCTTCTTTAGAAAACCAGAATAGCTCCCATTTTTGCCTGTAAGTTCTGCTAGACTTACTGAAATGTCAATGAATGATACATTTTCTTTAATCACTGATCCAACTACCTTGTTAAATCATAGACTCTCCCAAATTATTGCATGGGGCAAAGCCAGTCTTTACAGACAAACTTGTAGGCAAGTGCTCCAGCACTGCTTTTATGCTTGTTTCCTTACAGAGGACATAGTAAATGATCTTTCTACACAGAAGGGTCAGAGAAATTGATGAGAACTCAGTCTGTGGCTGCAGATGGGTTGTTACAGTGGAAATTCTGTTACAATTGAGGCAATGTTTGTTTTACAGGATTCAACCTACAGCCAGCAACTCATTATTCCAAGTACAGGCTTGCCTTTGAAAACCAAAATATATGCAGCTGTAAGAGCAACCAACCTTGATGGCAGGTAACATAAAGGGTGTTATTTCTTGTCTTGTCTTGCTTTTCAGCTCTTGTTACTTATCTGATTTAGAAGCATCTGTCTTTCCTCATAGCTTTTGTGTTTCAAAGTAACAGTTGGTGTTCAATAACCACTGCTCTCAGATGGAGGGTGTCAGGTCCTTGACAGTGAACGCATATTTTGCTTCAGTTCTCATATGAAAGTTTTCCTGAATTATACTTTAAATCCTAtattgttttttatttaagaaaaggcCTCTGTATGAGAAAATCCAGGGCTTTTAAAAGTGGGTTGGTTTTGATTTCTAGTCCTATGTGGCCATGATTTCTGAGAGGAGATGTACAATGTGTGTTGGTGTGGTGGTTGACTTGCATGAAACCAAATGATTTGGTTTATACaattctgctgctgtgttgtGCTGTTTAATTTTCTAAGTAATTGGAGAAACAGGATGACTTGTATGTGATGTGTTTAATACAGTTTCTCTGTAACAGCCTGCATTACTGTTTGTATGCTTTCCTGTACTGTCCTTTCATCTCACCTCGCTCACACCCCCAGTCTTGCATTGCTGGTTCCCTGATCTATCACTTTACTCCCTGTGCAGGTGGAATGTTTTGATGGACTACTGTTACACCACACCATCTGGCAATCCTAGTGATGATCTTCGATATGATCTTTTCTTCAGGTAGGCCCTGTGCAAATCCAATATTTTGTTggtctttctttaaaaagaataattataaATCTCTTCAATGGTGGTGTCTTCAGCTGCCTGGAAAGTTTAAGCACTATTAGCAGGCAGGCCAAGGGCTAGGTTTATAGCTAACATGTCAGAACTTATTTGTGTGTGAATGTAAACATAGAAGCAAGTGCAAAGTCATAAGAATTGTGAAGGTAGAAAAGCATATAACCAAAATAGTTCTGCTAGAGATAAAATAAATGCTCAAAGTGAATGGCTAAACTGGCCTTTATTTTACCAAAGGTAAATGTCGTGAATGACAGTGATACAAAACATCAGGGACTCCAATCTAGGAAAGTAGTTAAGCAAATGATTAAATATAAATAGATGCTCCTGCTCCTACTTCCTGTATAACATTTATTTGAATTGGAgctttgaaaaacatcttggCAGTATCTCAGATTAAATTTTATCTGTGACACCTACTGGAGAGATACTGTCTTCGTTTGGAGTTACCTGTCTATACTGGTTAGCATACCTGATTGCTTTTTGCTTCAGGTCTCAAGTTTCTTTGGGCACTGGAATTAAATGGTACCTTGGTTATAGCTGCAGTGCTGCAAAACAAAGCATAGTGTTTTTGTGGGAATGCACTTCAGCACGAGGAGCTGCAGCCTAACAGGCAGATTGTGTCTGCAGATATTTGCACTGTGTTCTTTTCCAAGGAACTAAAGCGTTGAACTTGCTGCTTAAGTCATCTTATTCTCAGCTAACAGCTTCAAAATACTAACAGAGCTGCTCATCCCAGTTTTACTCTTCTCTGCAAAAACTAGCTGTGACAAGGATCCGCAGACAACCATAATTGAAAACGGCAAGAGTCAAATGGGCCGGTTTTCCTTTGAGGTGTTTCGCTTTGTCAAGCACAAGAACCAGAAGATGTCGACAGTCTTCCTTCACTGTGTGACGAAGCTGTGCAGAGCAGATGACTGTCCCTTTCTTGTGCCAGTAAGTTCTTAGTTATCTGGATATAAAATAGGCACAGTGGGGTTCTGCGTACAAGTTTCATGGAAGTTTGGATGGCACAGAATGAAAGCGACTTGCAGGGACTGAAGTAAGAATGTTTTTTGTGTCTGAAGTAGTGTGGAACAACTAATGAAGAATATGGAAATGAGCACTGTCATCTGGAGATAAAATAATACTAGACCTGCAAAACAGAGGTTACTGAATATATGAGAAATGACTGCTTTGCCTTGTGGTCTTTAGTTTTTAAAAGTAAGAATTCTGAGATGGCTTTCAGGTTAATATTCTTAGTAGTAAGGTATCCAGCATCACAGTGGATGAGGACAAATATCTTAAAATAGAATTTATGGAAAACTTAAAGCTATAGGAAATGCTGTTATACTGACAAGAAAAATCTGTGAGTTTCTCATAGTGAAAAAGATACTATGCCCCTTTTAGTTTAGTATCATCTCCCTTACCATTTGGAAACTACTCTTTTGTTGAAGTTCATGAGGTTATGTCTCTTCAAAATTAACTAGTTTTAGGAGTATCAGGCAcaacaaatatattttgaaaatctaaaaatttaaataaatatgtaaacACAAACTTCTGTGATGTCTTCAGAACACAGCATTGTTTCCTATCGAATGACTTCCCATTTAGAATTTTAAAGTGCTGTCAGTTCAGTATACTTCTGAAATTTTGTATGTTATTTCATATGATGTTACCCATTTACGTAACACATTTCGTTTTGTATTCAATTTGTGTTCTGAGGTTTTTGAAGTTCTTTcacaagaagctgaaactaAATGAATGCTCTTATTTGAAGCATGCTTGAGTACCTTAGATTAAGGTAGATGATAGGTTACAGATGTCGAAGGCGGATTCCAGATGAGAGTGCTGGGGATTTAGTGTGAGTCATTGCTATTTAGAACTCCATGGAAGATGTGCAAACCCTCGCTCGAGAAGCTTGCTAGAATAGGGATTGTCAAGCAAAACAGATTTGTTGGGGAAAACTTTCTGTAAACATAGCTTTGGGAAATTAACTACTGAAAATTTAATATACTATAAGATGGATCCTGTATGCAACAGCAATGTAGTTTGGTAAACAAAGTGAGGCAAA
Encoded here:
- the ZPLD1 gene encoding zona pellucida-like domain-containing protein 1 isoform X2 codes for the protein MEQVWLLLLLTIKVLPVTAQFNGYNCDANLHSRFPAERDINVFCGVQTITMKINFCTVLFSGYSETDLALNGKHGDAHCRGFINNNTFPAVVIFIINLSTLESCGNTLVVSSARGINAYGNTSVVQIGNVSGYIDTPDPPTIISYLPGLLYKFSCSYPLEYLVNNTQLASSSAAISVRENNGTFISTLNLLLYNDSTYSQQLIIPSTGLPLKTKIYAAVRATNLDGRWNVLMDYCYTTPSGNPSDDLRYDLFFSCDKDPQTTIIENGKSQMGRFSFEVFRFVKHKNQKMSTVFLHCVTKLCRADDCPFLVPICSNRERRDTGGRTTWSPQSTSGNAVISAGPIITRSDFIEDNRI